A genomic segment from Anopheles maculipalpis chromosome X, idAnoMacuDA_375_x, whole genome shotgun sequence encodes:
- the LOC126563085 gene encoding putative mediator of RNA polymerase II transcription subunit 12: protein MNKQQGKGSCLPNCAFCAKLIPQMEGRTEFMVEHTPVNHGTPAGQQLYGLPVPIDLSFLDEFPPVSPDADRAATRPQHPAVMRQQLSYAEVTKRNLSPPHSASTGQQKSVTAAAAEKHPGKTMHRCREGEPKAESCNKPMAKESCVNHSSTNQLKNGSLNQAQVGATNFPGAANQQSVGGSVNVVGCQKQYTVSRTSQLSTEQIPLQRDSFRRAMFSKEAISRWNRTRLELMAQPNPVKERQIASPIPRAELQKIWDKLGWSDKTRRNKPMLETAWGEAVGRLDETRQEQMEQQRLPENAIDRHHQNGPQNDLHMHNVHHQNIQQNLQHHQNMQQQNPHHQHLQQPPMHHQNGPQTDLQKHNPHHQNLQQQNPHHQHLQQPPMHHQNGPQTDLQKHNPHHQNLQPQNLQHQHLQQLPMHHQNGPQTDLQQHNPHHQNLQPQTPQHQHLLQPPMHHQNGPQTDLQKHNPHHQNLQQQNPHHQHLQQPPMHHQNGPQTDLQQHNPHHQNLQPQTPQHQHLLQPPMHHQSGPQTDPQKHNPHHQNLQPQNLQQHQNMQQQILHHHQNMQQQTPQHQHLLQPPMHHQNGPQTDLQKHNPHHQNLQQQNPHHQHLQQPPMHHQNGPQTDLQQHNPHHQNLQPQTPQHQHLLQPPMHHQSGPQTDPQKHNPHHQNLQPQNLQQHQNMQQQILHHHQNMQQQTPQHQHLLQPPMHHQNGPQTDLQKHNPHHQNLQPQNLQHQHLQQLPMHHQNGPQTDLQQHNPHHQNLQPQTPQLQHLLQPPMHHQSGPQTDPQKHNPHHQNLQPQNLQQHQNMQQQILHHHQNMQQQTPQHQHLLQPPMHHQNGPQTDLQKHNPHHQNLQPQNLQHQHLQQLPMHHQNGPQTDLQQHNPHHQNLQPQTPQLQHLLQPPMHHQSGPQTDPQKHNPHHQNLQPQNLQQHQNMQQQILHHHQNMQQQTPQHQHLLQPPMHHQNGPQTDPQKHNPHHQNLQPQNPHHQHLQQPPMHHQNGPQTDLQKHNPHHQNLQPQTPQHQHLQQPPMHHQNGPQTDLQKHNPHHQNLQQPPLHHPQTDLQQHDAHHQNMQQQNLSQQNWPQREWPQRDWSQEQLQKHNMHQEQLLKQNLQQEQLHKEYLQQQYRSQGSLQQANLPGQKEKMPQQNSSQELQQHNTMMPQQAVAQQAVEQQAVAQNVGPLQQAAAQQAMEHQPMEQQAMEHQAMGQQRMLRNYSPLRMIPQRQFPRQRVPQHRMQLQRYPTQHWPLHRMPQQGTFQHPVPQKPQEQAPGYASQPIQAVHPPIKHQSEMYYSKWSDPDEPCLYQKSRPKEEQPIRPEDQYQNRPNTVPSAGGVMMSRPQHSSMAIDDDQMYMQKQQQPGTMVGQPLQYAKHRATTTMDAYGPRNINGSNGPANQPQQQQ from the exons ATGAATAAGCAACAAGGCAAAGGGTCGTGCCTGCCGAACTGTGCGTTCTGCGCAAAACTGATCCCTCAGATGGAGGGCCGCACCGAGTTCATGGTGGAGCATACGCCGGTAAATCATGGTACACCGGCCGGCCAGCAGCTGTACGGTTTGCCCGTGCCGATCGATTTGAGCTTCCTGGACGAGTTTCCGCCGGTGTCTCCTGACGCCGACCGGGCGGCAACACGCCCGCAACACCCAGCGGTGATGCGCCAGCAGCTGAGCTATGCGGAAGTCACGAAAC GCAATCTAAGTCCGCCGCACTCAGCATCGACCGGGCAACAGAAATCGGTAACGGCTGCAGCGGCCGAAAAACACCCCGGCAAAACCATGCATCGCTGCCGTGAGGGCGAACCGAAAGCTGAATCCTGCAATAAGCCGATGGCGAAGGAAAGCTGTGTGAATCATTCTTCCACTAACCAACTGAAGAACGGCTCATTAAATCAGGCGCAGGTTGGCGCAACTAACTTTCCGGGGGCAGCAAATCAGCAGAGCGTGGGTGGCAGTGTGAATGTTGTTGGTTGTCAGAAGCAATACACCGTTTCGCGTACATCCCAGCTGTCGACAGAGCAGATTCCTTTGCAACGTGACTCGTTTCGGCGGGCAATGTTTTCGAAGGAAGCTATTAGCCGGTGGAACCGGACGCGTCTGGAGCTGATGGCTCAACCGAACCCGGTGAAAGAGAGGCAAATAGCGTCCCCCATTCCGAGGGCTGAGTTGCAGAAGATATGGGATAAGCTAGGGTGGTCGGATAAGACGCGGCGTAATAAGCCGATGCTTGAGACAGCCTGGGGGGAAGCTGTAGGCCGGCTGGACGAAACGCGCCAGGAACAGATGGAGCAGCAACGGCTTCCGGAGAATGCAATCGACCGGCATCACCAGAACGGGCCGCAAAATGATTTGCACATGCATAATGTTCACCACCAAAATATCCAGCAAAACCTTCAGCACCACCAAAAtatgcagcagcaaaaccctCACCACCAGCACTTGCAGCAGCCACCAATGCATCACCAGAACGGGCCGCAAACTGACCTACAGAAGCATAATCCTCATCACCAAAatttgcagcagcaaaaccctCACCACCAGCACTTGCAGCAGCCACCAATGCATCATCAGAACGGGCCGCAAACTGACCTACAGAAGCATAATCCTCATCACCAAAATTTACAGCCGCAAAACCTCCAGCATCAGCACTTGCAGCAGCTACCAATGCATCACCAGAACGGGCCGCAAACTGACCTACAGCAGCATAATCCTCATCACCAAAATTTACAGCCGCAAACCCCTCAGCACCAGCACTTGCTGCAGCCACCAATGCATCACCAGAACGGGCCGCAAACTGACCTACAGAAGCATAATCCTCATCACCAAAatttgcagcagcaaaaccctCACCACCAGCACTTGCAGCAGCCACCAATGCATCATCAGAACGGGCCGCAAACTGACCTACAGCAGCATAATCCTCATCACCAAAATTTACAGCCGCAAACCCCTCAGCACCAGCACTTGCTGCAGCCACCAATGCATCACCAGAGCGGGCCGCAAACTGACCCACAGAAGCATAATCCTCATCACCAAAATTTACAGCCGCAAAACCtccaacaacaccaaaataTGCAGCAGCAAATCCTCCATCACCACCAAAATATGCAGCAGCAAACTCCTCAGCACCAGCACTTGCTGCAGCCACCAATGCATCACCAGAACGGGCCGCAAACTGACCTACAGAAGCATAATCCTCATCACCAAAatttgcagcagcaaaaccctCACCACCAGCACTTGCAGCAGCCACCAATGCATCATCAGAACGGGCCGCAAACTGACCTACAGCAGCATAATCCTCATCACCAAAATTTACAGCCGCAAACCCCTCAGCACCAGCACTTGCTGCAGCCACCAATGCATCACCAGAGCGGGCCGCAAACTGACCCACAGAAGCATAATCCTCATCACCAAAATTTACAGCCGCAAAACCtccaacaacaccaaaataTGCAGCAGCAAATCCTCCATCACCACCAAAATATGCAGCAGCAAACTCCTCAGCACCAGCACTTGCTGCAGCCACCAATGCATCACCAGAACGGGCCGCAAACTGACCTACAGAAGCATAATCCTCATCACCAAAATTTACAGCCGCAAAACCTCCAGCATCAGCACTTGCAGCAGCTACCAATGCATCACCAGAACGGGCCGCAAACTGACCTACAGCAGCATAATCCTCATCACCAAAATTTACAGCCGCAAACCCCTCAGCTCCAGCACTTGCTGCAGCCACCAATGCATCACCAGAGCGGGCCGCAAACTGACCCACAGAAGCATAATCCTCATCACCAAAATTTACAGCCGCAAAACCtccaacaacaccaaaataTGCAGCAGCAAATCCTCCATCACCACCAAAATATGCAGCAGCAAACTCCTCAGCACCAGCACTTGCTGCAGCCACCAATGCATCACCAGAACGGGCCGCAAACTGACCTACAGAAGCATAATCCTCATCACCAAAATTTACAGCCGCAAAACCTCCAGCATCAGCACTTGCAGCAGCTACCAATGCATCACCAGAACGGGCCGCAAACTGACCTACAGCAGCATAATCCTCATCACCAAAATTTACAGCCGCAAACCCCTCAGCTCCAGCACTTGCTGCAGCCACCAATGCATCACCAGAGCGGGCCGCAAACTGACCCACAGAAGCATAATCCTCATCACCAAAATTTACAGCCGCAAAACCtccaacaacaccaaaataTGCAGCAGCAAATCCTCCATCACCACCAAAATATGCAGCAGCAAACTCCTCAGCACCAGCACTTGCTGCAGCCACCAATGCATCATCAGAACGGGCCGCAAACTGACCCACAGAAGCATAATCCTCATCACCAAAATTTACAGCCGCAAAACCCTCACCACCAGCACTTGCAGCAGCCACCAATGCATCATCAGAACGGGCCGCAAACTGACCTACAGAAGCATAATCCTCATCACCAAAATTTACAGCCGCAAACCCCTCAGCACCAGCACTTGCAGCAGCCACCAATGCATCACCAGAACGGGCCGCAAACTGACCTACAGAAGCATAATCCTCATCACCAAAATTTGCAGCAGCCACCCCTCCATCACCCGCAAACTGACTTGCAACAGCATGATGCTCATCATCAAAATATGCAGCAGCAAAATTTATCGCAGCAGAACTGGCCGCAGCGGGAATGGCCGCAGCGCGATTGGTCACAGGAGCAACTGCAGAAGCATAACATGCACCAGGAGCAATTACTGAAGCAGAATCTGCAGCAAGAGCAATTGCACAAGGAGTacctgcagcagcagtaccggtCGCAGGGCAGCTTGCAGCAGGCAAACTTACCagggcagaaggaaaaaatgccGCAGCAGAATTCGTCGCAGGAATTACAGCAACATAACACCATGATGCCACAGCAGGCGGTGGCGCAGCAGGCGGTGGAGCAGCAGGCCGTGGCGCAGAATGTGGGGCCATTACAGCAGGCCGCGGCACAGCAGGCCATGGAGCACCAACCCATGGAGCAGCAGGCCATGGAGCACCAGGCCATGGGGCAGCAGCGTATGCTGCGGAATTATTCTCCGCTACGAATGATTCCGCAGCGGCAATTCCCGCGGCAGCGCGTACCACAACACCGCATGCAGCTACAACGTTACCCGACACAACACTGGCCGCTGCATCGCATGCCACAACAAGGTACGTTCCAGCATCCCGTGCCACAGAAGCCACAAGAACAGGCGCCGGGGTATGCGTCCCAGCCGATACAAGCAGTACACCCACCCATCAAGCATCAGAGCGAAATGTACTACAGCAAATGGTCCGATCCTGACGAACCATGTTTATACCAGAAGTCGCGACCGAAGGAGGAGCAGCCGATACGTCCGGAAGATCAGTATCAAAACCGTCCGAACACAGTCCCGTCCGCTGGAGGCGTTATGATGTCGCGTCCTCAACACTCATCCATGGCGATTGATGATGATCAGATGTACAtgcaaaaacaacagcaacctgGTACTATGGTGGGTCAACCGTTGCAATACGCCAAACACCGTGCTACAACCACCATGGATGCATACGGCCCGAGAAACATCAACGGCTCTAATGGGCCTGCAAATcaaccacaacagcagcagtaa